Proteins from a genomic interval of Aquabacterium sp. J223:
- the xseA gene encoding exodeoxyribonuclease VII large subunit gives MSAVPEAPRGRAWGVAALLLAASDALQARFGACTVQGELSGFTRAGSGHCYFTLKDGGGAPAALRCAMFRRAAGLLSFTPRDGQKVELRGRMAVYEARGELQFVVESMQPLGAGALYEEFLRLKARLEAAGLFDAAHKRPLPTHPRAVGVVTSTAAAALHDVLTALARRAPHVPVVVYPTPVQGAQAPQAIAEALALAGQRGEVDLLILCRGGGSLEDLWAFNDERVVRTLRACALPVVCGVGHETDLTLADLAADLRAPTPTAAAELAAPATAALLDGLDGLRHRAVRAVHRLLEGRALRLDQLGLRLARPAARLQREQHALAQWSARRHQVLMRRLQREQDRQTELAGRLQRAVHAKLGQQAERLLAREQRLQALDPHHVLRRGFAWVTDTDGRVLQAADIAPGQTLRTVWHDGQAESVVTKTTPVDGAA, from the coding sequence GCTTCACCCGCGCCGGCAGCGGGCACTGCTACTTCACGCTGAAGGACGGCGGCGGCGCGCCCGCGGCCCTGCGCTGCGCGATGTTCCGCCGGGCCGCGGGCCTGCTGTCGTTCACACCGCGCGACGGCCAGAAGGTGGAACTGCGCGGCCGCATGGCGGTGTACGAGGCGCGCGGCGAACTGCAGTTCGTCGTCGAGTCGATGCAGCCGCTGGGCGCCGGCGCGCTGTACGAGGAGTTCCTGCGGCTGAAGGCGCGGCTGGAGGCGGCCGGCCTGTTCGATGCGGCCCACAAGCGGCCGCTGCCCACCCATCCCCGTGCCGTCGGTGTCGTCACCTCCACCGCCGCCGCCGCGCTGCACGACGTGCTGACCGCCTTGGCGCGGCGCGCGCCGCATGTGCCGGTGGTGGTCTACCCGACGCCGGTGCAGGGGGCACAGGCGCCGCAGGCCATCGCCGAGGCGCTGGCGCTGGCCGGGCAGCGGGGCGAGGTGGACCTGCTGATCCTCTGCCGCGGCGGCGGCTCGCTCGAGGACCTGTGGGCGTTCAACGACGAGCGGGTGGTGCGCACGCTGCGGGCGTGCGCACTGCCGGTGGTCTGCGGCGTGGGCCACGAGACGGACCTCACCCTGGCGGACCTCGCCGCCGACCTGCGCGCGCCGACGCCCACCGCCGCCGCGGAACTGGCCGCGCCGGCGACCGCCGCGCTGCTGGACGGCCTGGACGGCCTGCGCCACCGGGCGGTCCGCGCGGTGCACCGGCTGCTCGAGGGCCGGGCGCTGCGCCTGGACCAGTTGGGCCTGCGGCTGGCCCGGCCGGCGGCGCGGCTGCAGCGCGAGCAGCACGCGCTGGCGCAGTGGTCGGCGCGGCGGCACCAGGTGCTGATGCGGCGCCTGCAGCGCGAGCAGGACCGCCAGACCGAGCTGGCCGGCCGGCTGCAGCGGGCGGTCCATGCCAAGCTGGGCCAGCAGGCCGAGCGGCTGCTGGCCCGGGAGCAGCGGCTGCAGGCGCTGGACCCGCACCATGTGCTGCGCCGCGGCTTCGCCTGGGTCACCGACACCGACGGGCGGGTGCTGCAGGCGGCCGACATCGCCCCCGGGCAGACGCTGCGCACCGTGTGGCACGACGGCCAGGCCGAGTCGGTCGTGACCAAGACCACGCCCGTCGACGGCGCTGCCTAG